A region of Allocoleopsis franciscana PCC 7113 DNA encodes the following proteins:
- the infB gene encoding translation initiation factor IF-2, protein MNNGKVRIYELSRELDLDNKHILDICEDLNIAVKSHSSTITESEAERIRAASEKLAVRSRGGATSTEGGTGSPPHKFATRPKGQPRQQIVGIKPKSPTSPRSQQEDNRVGIPPQPPVKPSVTPPPKPTLNRPAIKTPERPSEPIIEQEPPELQEIVPPDVQVETEPAQLAGPPVRPTPPKNPQLTQVERPILKRERSEPSPAKPSGTPVPRQPVSANPSSTATESSPPARRSPAPVAPVQPKLYGPPKRPQPPREGQGVDVAATLGADDFAGPDEDIEGISSEIKELKAPKRLTPPRPPTKKKEWVDEDDESQELAKAGKAGAKLKRRPELFEDDEEDFEDQLAELGAPVIATQAIARPAKPKSQQKQPVSAAMPTTSQRRKPGVRGSDHNKSDARDRQRDKKATPERPETIELTGSVTIRELATALGIAETEIIKKLFFKGMAVSITQTLDIPTASLVAEELGVTVQTTEEAPAATKVTVMVGEEDIENLQRRPPVVTIMGHVDHGKTTLLDAIRETKVAQGEAGGITQHIGAYHVDVDHDGQTQQVVFLDTPGHEAFTAMRARGARVTDIAILVVAADDGVQPQTVEAISHAKAAEVPIVVAINKIDKPGAQPDRVKQELTDRGLQPEEWGGDTIMVPVSAIQKENLDTLLEMILLVAEVEDLHANPDRPARGTVIEANLDKTRGPVATLLVQNGTLRVGDTLVAGSVFCKVRAMIDDRGARVEAAGPSFAVEVLGLNEVPAAGDEFEVFESEKEARSTANKRADEQRQSRLQQVMASRRVTLNSLSAQAQEGELKELNLILKADVQGSVEAILGALKQLPQNEVQIRVLLGGAGEVTETDVDLAAASGAVIIGFNTTLAHGSRQAADREGVDIREYNIIYKLLDDIQAAMEGLLEPEMVEEPLGQVEVRAVFPVGRGAVAGCYVLTGKAVRNCNIRVRRGSKVVHEGILDSLKRMKDDAKEVNAGYECGVGLDKFNDWHEGDIIETFKMVSRRRTLSAT, encoded by the coding sequence ATGAACAACGGCAAAGTAAGAATTTACGAATTATCACGGGAATTGGATTTGGACAATAAGCACATTTTGGACATCTGTGAAGACCTCAATATTGCGGTTAAAAGTCACAGTAGTACGATCACGGAATCCGAGGCGGAACGCATTCGTGCGGCTTCAGAAAAATTGGCTGTCAGAAGCCGTGGCGGTGCGACCTCCACAGAAGGAGGTACAGGATCACCTCCTCATAAATTTGCGACCCGTCCCAAGGGTCAGCCCAGGCAACAAATCGTAGGAATCAAGCCGAAGTCTCCTACCAGTCCTAGATCGCAACAGGAGGATAATAGAGTGGGAATTCCTCCTCAACCCCCCGTCAAGCCATCGGTGACGCCCCCCCCCAAGCCGACGCTGAATCGACCCGCTATAAAGACGCCGGAACGTCCATCTGAGCCGATCATTGAGCAGGAACCGCCGGAGTTACAAGAGATAGTACCCCCGGACGTTCAAGTTGAAACCGAGCCGGCTCAACTGGCAGGCCCACCTGTAAGACCAACGCCGCCCAAAAATCCTCAGCTAACACAGGTTGAGCGACCGATTTTGAAACGAGAGCGGTCAGAGCCTTCGCCGGCTAAACCGAGTGGGACTCCAGTGCCACGTCAGCCAGTTAGTGCCAACCCATCCTCAACCGCAACTGAGTCCTCACCGCCAGCACGTCGGAGTCCAGCGCCAGTGGCTCCCGTACAGCCAAAACTTTACGGGCCACCGAAAAGACCCCAACCCCCTCGTGAAGGTCAAGGTGTTGATGTGGCGGCAACCCTAGGAGCCGATGACTTTGCTGGGCCGGACGAGGATATCGAAGGGATCTCATCAGAGATTAAGGAGCTGAAGGCACCCAAACGCCTGACTCCTCCCCGACCCCCGACGAAGAAGAAAGAATGGGTTGATGAAGATGATGAGTCGCAAGAGCTGGCTAAGGCCGGAAAAGCGGGTGCCAAACTCAAGCGGCGACCTGAACTGTTTGAAGATGATGAGGAAGATTTTGAAGATCAGCTAGCCGAACTAGGGGCACCCGTCATCGCTACTCAGGCCATAGCTCGTCCTGCCAAGCCCAAGTCTCAGCAAAAACAACCTGTGTCGGCGGCTATGCCTACGACGAGCCAGAGAAGGAAGCCCGGTGTCAGAGGCAGCGACCATAACAAATCGGATGCGCGCGATCGCCAACGGGATAAGAAAGCAACTCCAGAACGCCCAGAAACAATCGAGTTGACTGGCTCTGTGACGATTCGAGAACTGGCGACGGCTTTGGGGATTGCTGAAACAGAGATTATTAAAAAGCTGTTCTTCAAAGGAATGGCAGTGAGCATCACCCAAACCTTGGATATCCCCACAGCCAGCCTAGTGGCAGAGGAACTGGGAGTGACCGTTCAGACGACCGAAGAAGCACCTGCTGCTACGAAGGTGACAGTAATGGTGGGTGAAGAAGACATAGAAAACCTGCAAAGGCGTCCACCCGTCGTCACCATTATGGGTCACGTCGATCACGGAAAAACCACCCTGCTCGATGCGATCCGCGAAACCAAAGTGGCGCAGGGAGAAGCGGGTGGGATTACCCAGCACATTGGCGCTTACCATGTTGATGTTGACCATGACGGTCAAACTCAGCAGGTGGTCTTCCTCGACACTCCTGGACACGAAGCTTTCACCGCCATGCGAGCGCGTGGAGCAAGAGTCACTGACATCGCTATCTTGGTGGTGGCTGCCGACGATGGTGTCCAACCTCAAACCGTTGAAGCCATTAGCCACGCCAAAGCGGCTGAAGTTCCCATTGTTGTTGCCATCAATAAAATTGACAAACCCGGAGCCCAGCCTGACCGCGTTAAGCAGGAATTAACGGACCGAGGTTTGCAGCCAGAAGAGTGGGGCGGCGACACAATTATGGTTCCTGTAAGCGCTATCCAAAAAGAAAACCTGGATACATTGCTGGAGATGATCTTGTTGGTAGCGGAAGTCGAAGACCTTCACGCTAACCCGGATCGACCGGCTAGAGGTACAGTGATCGAAGCGAACCTGGATAAAACCAGAGGACCGGTTGCTACCCTGTTGGTACAAAATGGCACCCTGCGGGTTGGGGATACCCTCGTGGCTGGCTCAGTCTTCTGTAAAGTGCGAGCGATGATCGATGACCGGGGGGCACGGGTTGAAGCCGCAGGGCCATCCTTTGCCGTGGAAGTCTTAGGTTTGAACGAGGTTCCCGCTGCTGGTGATGAGTTTGAAGTCTTTGAAAGCGAAAAAGAAGCCCGTTCGACCGCCAACAAAAGGGCAGATGAGCAGCGGCAATCTCGCCTGCAACAGGTGATGGCGTCACGCCGAGTCACCCTCAATAGTCTCTCCGCCCAGGCTCAAGAAGGTGAACTCAAAGAACTCAACTTGATTTTGAAAGCAGACGTTCAAGGCTCCGTCGAAGCTATTCTCGGTGCCCTCAAGCAACTGCCACAAAATGAAGTGCAAATCCGAGTTCTGCTGGGAGGAGCCGGCGAAGTCACCGAGACAGATGTTGACTTAGCAGCGGCTAGTGGTGCTGTAATTATTGGCTTCAATACCACACTGGCTCATGGTTCTCGACAGGCGGCTGACCGAGAAGGGGTCGATATCCGCGAATACAACATCATCTACAAACTCCTTGATGATATTCAAGCGGCGATGGAAGGTCTGTTAGAACCCGAAATGGTCGAAGAACCACTCGGTCAAGTCGAAGTTCGAGCCGTCTTCCCCGTCGGGCGCGGTGCGGTTGCGGGTTGCTATGTGTTGACGGGCAAAGCCGTTCGGAATTGCAACATCCGAGTCCGTCGCGGTAGCAAAGTAGTCCATGAAGGTATCCTGGATTCCCTGAAGCGGATGAAGGATGATGCCAAGGAAGTCAATGCTGGCTACGAATGTGGAGTTGGCCTCGATAAGTTCAATGACTGGCATGAAGGCGACATCATTGAGACCTTCAAGATGGTCAGCCGACGCCGGACGTTGTCAGCCACTTAA
- a CDS encoding low-complexity tail membrane protein, with protein sequence MRSFWTEPFLWIHLAGLAACPLALELVWLGLAVGDPILPVWLEFFLVAAIGLGPILWMQLTRPFDIFSILIFALKPEQLTQEQRRLLSLFKTKTNRVITIAATVLLLWVLWQIYRVAPVAAPVVPLSPRWHFLGLLGAGLAFLISHLFLQVPVAVAQVLLTSESEFVAATPYPVEKIPQDFTVPGVRVNKILSLTAKEAATPSVPATSSSAELTADQE encoded by the coding sequence ATGCGCTCTTTCTGGACTGAACCTTTTTTGTGGATTCATCTTGCTGGATTAGCCGCATGTCCCCTTGCCTTGGAACTTGTTTGGCTCGGACTGGCGGTGGGTGACCCCATCTTGCCAGTCTGGCTAGAGTTCTTTTTGGTGGCGGCGATTGGACTAGGGCCGATTTTGTGGATGCAATTGACCCGCCCCTTCGACATTTTCAGCATCCTGATCTTTGCCCTGAAGCCAGAGCAACTAACACAGGAGCAGCGACGCCTCTTAAGCTTGTTCAAAACAAAGACAAATCGAGTGATTACGATTGCGGCGACTGTCTTGCTGCTCTGGGTGCTGTGGCAAATCTACCGAGTGGCTCCCGTAGCAGCACCAGTCGTTCCCTTATCACCCCGTTGGCATTTCCTGGGACTGCTTGGTGCGGGATTGGCTTTTCTCATCAGTCATTTGTTTTTACAAGTCCCGGTTGCTGTGGCACAAGTCCTTCTAACTAGCGAGTCTGAGTTTGTCGCCGCCACACCCTACCCCGTTGAGAAAATACCGCAGGACTTTACAGTTCCCGGTGTACGAGTCAATAAAATTTTGTCCCTCACGGCAAAAGAGGCTGCAACCCCCTCAGTTCCTGCCACTTCATCCTCAGCAGAGTTGACGGCTGATCAAGAGTGA